In Phycisphaerae bacterium RAS1, the genomic window GCCGCGCAAGCTCGCGTCGTCAAACTCTACGGTGGCGCGATCGGCCGCGAACAGGGCTACGGCTCGGGCGTGCTGGTTTCGGCGGACGGGAAGATCGTGACGGCGCTTTCATCGCTGCTCGAAGGCCGCAGCATCCGGGCGGTGCTGGCTGACGGCCGAGTGCTGACGGCCCGCGTCACGGCCCGCGACGAGCATCGCCAGCTCGCCATTCTCCAGGTGGAATCGGCGAACCTGCCCTATTTTGAGCTGGGATCGAGCGAGCATCTCGAGCCGGGGGATTGGGTCCTGAGCGCCGCGAACGCCTTCAAGGTGGCTGACGGGCCGGAAGCTGTGTCGGTCTCGGTCGGCGTCCTGGCGGGGCGGGCACGGCTCGAGGCGCGGCGCCGCGCACAGGATTTCCCATACGACGGCCTGGTTCTGCTGACGGATGTCATAATCGCCACGCCCGGCAGCGCGGGCGGCGCGCTGGTGGACGCCGAGGGCCGGCTTGTCGGCGTGATCGGCAAGTCCGTCACCAGCAAGCTCACGAACACGTTCGCGAATTTCGCCATTCCGGTGGAAGAGGTCGCGGCCTTCGTCGCGCAGCCGGACGCGAAGCCGCAGGACGGAAGTGCGTCGCCTTCTCAGGCCGAATTTTCTGCGCTTCGGCTCGGACTGCGGCTCTTCAACGTCGGCTCGCGCCGCCCGCCGCCGTTCATCGAACGCGTGCGCCCCGGCTCGCCGGCCCAGGCTGCCGGCCTGCGCGCCGGCGACCTGGTGTTGTCTGTGAATGGCCGGACGACGGAGGCGTGCGCGGATGTTGAGGAGCTTTTGCGAACCGCCCTGGCGGACAAACCGCTGACCATCGTCGTGAAGCGCGGCGAAAGCGTCCTGCCATTCGAATTGAAGCCGGCGGAGCGCCCGTAACGCCGGCGCTTCATCGTTGACGGAGGACCCGGTTGACACGATTCACACGCCGCCTGCCCGCCTTGATCGCGGCGGCGCTTCTGAGCGCGCTGCCGGCGGGCGCCCGCGCAGCGGCCGACGAAGCACTCGCCTTCCGCCACGCGCTGCAGTCGATGGCGCCGTCGATCGTCCGCATCGACACCGTCGGCGGCGCGCTGCCGGTCGCGTCCGACGGCGGCGACCACGCGCCATCCGCCCCGGCGTTTCGCGTCGGCGACGGCCCCACCACGGGCGTGATCTGGTCGGAAGACGGCCTGATCATCACCAGCAGTTTCAATTTTCAGCGCGACCCGGCCGTGATTACGGTCACGCTCGCCGACGGGCGCCGCTACGTCGCCAAGCTGCTGGCGCGCGACAGCGTGGCGCGGCTCGCCCTTCTCCGCATCGACGCGAGCAACCTGGCGCCCGCCCGCCGCCGTGCGATCGCCGACGTCCGCCCGGCGCAGTGGATTCTCACCGCAGGCTTCGGCTACGGCAGTTCGCAGCCGGCGATCTCCGTGGGCGTGGTCAGCGCTCTCAACCGGCTGAGCGGTCTGGCGGTTCAGCTCGACGCCAAGACTTCGCCCGCCAATTACGGCGGGCCGGCGTTTGATATCGACGGTCAGTTGATCGGCATCTGCGTCCCGTCGGCGGGTCGCGACGAGGCCCAGAGCGCCGGAGTCGAGTGGTACGACTCGGGCATCGGCTTCGCGGTCACCAACGATTACATCGAACAGCGCATCCCGCGGCTGGCGGGGGGCGCGGACATTCGCCGCGGCATGCTGGGCATCTCGTTTGAGGCGGATGATCCGGTCGTCGGCCAGGCGGCGGCGAGCGGTCCGGCGCGGCTTGCCGCCGGTTTGAAAATGGTCAGCATCGAGGGCGCCGCGGCACAGGCGGCCGGTCTTCAGGAGGGCGACGTGCTGACCCATCTGGACGGCCAGCCCATCGCCCGCCTGCTGCAGTTGCGGCGAACCCTCGCGCGGAAGGCCGCCGGCGACGAAGTAACGCTGACGTTTCTTCGCGACGAAAGTTCACAGTCCGTCCGCGTTCGGCTGATGACGCCCGAAGAACTTCAGCCGCCGGAATCGCAGCCCGCCACCGCCGCCGCGTCGCAGCCCGCCGATGCCGACGGTCGTCCCTGAGCGCCGGTCGAACGCACGCGGGTGCATCCGATAGAGGTCGCGGTTGGCTGCGTCTTTCCGAACCCGCCGCGCCAAAGCGGCGGGTCGACGATCGCTGGCGATCGGCGCCCCACAGGCCGCGGACGTCACCCCGCCGCTTGGCGCGGCGGGTTCGGACGGATCGCCACCTGAGACCGGACGCACCCATTGCACGCGGCCGCTCGCGCAAGCAAGGCCACGCCCGATCCCGCCCGGTATACTTCCTGCATGCAGACGCCGCGCAGCGAGGACGCACCGGCCGGCGAGCCGACGAACGGCGGCGGCTCGGCCGGACGAGATGCCGCGGGTCCGCCGCGGGACTCTGCGGCGGCGGCGGTGGGCGGCGGCCTGTTCTGGGGCGCGCTGCACGTGGCGCGCGCCATCGGGCGCAGCGTCCTGCGGGCGGCGGCCGGCGGCGAGGATGAGCCGTCCGCTGCGCCGCCGCGCGAGTCGCCGACGGACGTCGCGGCGCCGCCGGCGGCGGCGCAGCGCGTCTCGCTGCTTCAGAACGTGACCGATCGGCTTCGCGGGGCGGCCGATTCCTACCTCGCGGCGAAGATGGATGAGATCGAGGCGCGCGTCGACGCCAAGCTGGACGAGATCGAGAGCCGCATCGATCGCAAGATCGCCGAGCTGCACGAGCAACTGGTCGAGATGCGCGACCGCGAGCTGCGCCATCGCCTGCGGTTGCTGAAGCTGACGCTCGCATTCACCGCGCTTGTAGCGCTTCTGTCGCTGGGGTATAAGTGGATTTTGAAGTACTGGATTTCCTGAGCTCCCTTTCGCCGGGGCTTTCGACGGATCAAGACCATGCAGCGCCCGCACCTGGACGGCGACGCCAAGACCATTGTGAAGCTCGCCGATGAAATCGCCCGCGAGTATGAGCTGGATTACGTCGGCACCGAACACGTGCTCTTGGCGATTCTGCGGCACGGCAGCGGGCTGGGCGCGCGGGTTTTGGCGCAGTTCAAGATCGACGAAGCCGGCGCCCGCCAGGAAGTGGACGAGCTGCTGAAGCGTTCGCTCGACGACACCTGGGTCTTCGGCCGCCTCCCGGGCTCGCCGCACTTCCGCAACGTCATCGAGCGCGCCATCGACGAGTCGGCCCAGTTGGAAAGCAGCGAGATTCGCAGCGAGCATCTGCTGCTGGCGCTGCTCCGCGAGAAAGACAGCACCGCCCAGCTCGTGCTCGAAAAGCTGGGGGTCACGCTGAAGAAAGCCCGCGAGGAAGTGCTGCGGCAGCTTGGGGCGAAGAGGTAGCGTCGCGGTAGCGGGTCGCAAATGGGCGCCGCAAGTCTGAACCGGGCCGCGACCGTGGTGAGGGCGCGGTTCTGGGCGGTCGAGGGCGCGGTGTGGGGATGCCCCGATAGAAACGCCGTTTGGATGGTAGGCCGCCGCGTCAAATCCGAGCCCCAAGCGCAAGCGCGCGGGGGTTTGGACCGGACCGGGGCTGGATTTCAGAGGTACCGACGACGCGCGTCGTCTCCGCGGTGGAAGACCGGCCGGGGGCGGCCGGGCTACATCCTTGCTCCACCTGCCAGCAGCGCGATGAACGGGTTGATGTCCAGCACATCGATATTGCAGTCCCGGTTCACGTCCGCGTTCTGGATGTTGCACGACGGATAGGCCGCCATGTATCCCGAGGGGTCGCTCAGGGCGAACACGAACGCGTTAATGTCGAGAATGTCAATCGAGCCGTCGCAGTTCGCGTCGCCGTCGCGCCGCAGCGGCAGCCGGGCGAGCTGCCTTGCCGCCGCAAGCTGAGCCGAGCCGTTATCCGCGTACGTCGCCCGTTCGCCGGCGCCGAAGAATGTCCCATCCGAATCCAGGTCGAGCAGCACGACCACGATGTTGCCGCTGTTGTCGGTGATCAGGACGCGACCGTCG contains:
- the hhoB_2 gene encoding putative serine protease HhoB precursor codes for the protein MIALAVMLLLGAAAACADQPASPFAGAIDAAQARVVKLYGGAIGREQGYGSGVLVSADGKIVTALSSLLEGRSIRAVLADGRVLTARVTARDEHRQLAILQVESANLPYFELGSSEHLEPGDWVLSAANAFKVADGPEAVSVSVGVLAGRARLEARRRAQDFPYDGLVLLTDVIIATPGSAGGALVDAEGRLVGVIGKSVTSKLTNTFANFAIPVEEVAAFVAQPDAKPQDGSASPSQAEFSALRLGLRLFNVGSRRPPPFIERVRPGSPAQAAGLRAGDLVLSVNGRTTEACADVEELLRTALADKPLTIVVKRGESVLPFELKPAERP
- the htrA_2 gene encoding putative serine protease HtrA, producing the protein MTRFTRRLPALIAAALLSALPAGARAAADEALAFRHALQSMAPSIVRIDTVGGALPVASDGGDHAPSAPAFRVGDGPTTGVIWSEDGLIITSSFNFQRDPAVITVTLADGRRYVAKLLARDSVARLALLRIDASNLAPARRRAIADVRPAQWILTAGFGYGSSQPAISVGVVSALNRLSGLAVQLDAKTSPANYGGPAFDIDGQLIGICVPSAGRDEAQSAGVEWYDSGIGFAVTNDYIEQRIPRLAGGADIRRGMLGISFEADDPVVGQAAASGPARLAAGLKMVSIEGAAAQAAGLQEGDVLTHLDGQPIARLLQLRRTLARKAAGDEVTLTFLRDESSQSVRVRLMTPEELQPPESQPATAAASQPADADGRP
- the clpC1 gene encoding ATP-dependent Clp protease ATP-binding subunit ClpC1 yields the protein MQRPHLDGDAKTIVKLADEIAREYELDYVGTEHVLLAILRHGSGLGARVLAQFKIDEAGARQEVDELLKRSLDDTWVFGRLPGSPHFRNVIERAIDESAQLESSEIRSEHLLLALLREKDSTAQLVLEKLGVTLKKAREEVLRQLGAKR